In the genome of Halapricum salinum, one region contains:
- a CDS encoding class I SAM-dependent methyltransferase — translation MSVPETVRTALSDQPVEGRVCLEAGAGVGNATAALGEAGAAAVYAITDDRSHARTVRDRVSHEGVDVLRADLRAIPLPSDAVDFVTAHALFNVVPPPDADPIVSALSRVASPGAKLVVDDYTPIPDAEIRELFALENAAAELATGRPALAFYPASHLSALFEDRGWTFERRRSLLDPVPWTASHVEAHLDVTREYADALPDAVARPLVDRAERLAADIETDQAGEMYSLAFTRD, via the coding sequence ATGAGCGTCCCCGAAACCGTCCGAACCGCGCTCTCCGATCAGCCTGTCGAGGGCCGCGTCTGCCTCGAAGCCGGTGCTGGCGTCGGGAACGCGACTGCCGCCCTCGGTGAGGCCGGTGCAGCGGCCGTCTACGCGATCACCGACGATCGTTCTCACGCCCGGACGGTCCGTGACCGCGTCTCGCACGAGGGCGTCGACGTCCTCCGGGCCGACCTCCGTGCGATCCCGCTTCCGAGCGACGCCGTCGACTTCGTCACCGCGCACGCGCTGTTCAACGTCGTCCCACCGCCCGACGCCGACCCTATCGTGTCGGCACTCTCGCGCGTCGCCAGCCCCGGCGCGAAGCTGGTGGTCGACGACTATACGCCGATCCCCGACGCCGAGATTCGGGAGTTGTTCGCTCTCGAGAACGCCGCGGCCGAGCTGGCGACCGGTCGGCCGGCACTCGCGTTCTATCCGGCGTCACATCTCAGTGCCCTGTTCGAGGACCGCGGGTGGACGTTCGAGCGCCGGCGATCACTGCTGGACCCGGTTCCCTGGACCGCATCGCACGTCGAGGCACATCTCGACGTCACGCGTGAGTACGCAGACGCACTCCCGGACGCGGTCGCTCGCCCGCTCGTCGATCGTGCCGAGCGACTGGCGGCTGACATCGAAACCGATCAGGCCGGCGAAATGTACAGTCTCGCCTTCACGCGGGACTAG
- a CDS encoding aldo/keto reductase translates to METRPLGTTGQESTICTFGAIALNWLEQEGADQLVELVLDHGVNHFDVAPAYGDAERKLAPKLGQHREEIFLGCKTMERDYEGAREKLERSLDRLDVETIDLYQVHGLEYEHELDEITGPDGALAAFRDAQEEGLIDHIGLTSHGEPDLILDAIDRIDDLESLMFPMNPVVAGAGEDEVGYDDVLERAQAEDIGTLGIKAFAKGPWPGTDELPEEDRPYANWYQPVDTQAEIDERFAFAASRGLTSVVSLGDPKLVRMVLDAAQRFEPLSDAEQRAQIERSRHEESPVPTQLHH, encoded by the coding sequence ATGGAGACGCGTCCACTCGGCACGACGGGACAGGAGAGCACGATCTGTACGTTCGGTGCGATTGCACTCAACTGGCTCGAACAGGAGGGAGCCGATCAGTTGGTCGAACTGGTCCTCGATCACGGCGTCAATCACTTCGACGTGGCGCCCGCGTACGGGGACGCCGAACGCAAACTCGCCCCGAAACTCGGGCAGCACCGCGAGGAGATCTTTCTCGGCTGCAAGACCATGGAACGGGACTACGAGGGCGCTCGCGAGAAACTCGAACGCTCGCTCGACAGGCTCGACGTCGAGACGATCGATCTCTACCAGGTCCACGGGCTGGAGTACGAGCACGAACTCGACGAGATCACCGGGCCCGACGGTGCTCTCGCCGCGTTCCGCGACGCACAGGAGGAGGGCCTGATCGACCACATCGGGCTGACCAGCCACGGCGAGCCCGACCTGATCCTCGACGCGATCGACCGGATCGACGATCTGGAGAGTCTCATGTTCCCGATGAACCCGGTCGTCGCCGGGGCGGGCGAGGACGAGGTGGGCTACGACGACGTTCTGGAACGCGCCCAGGCCGAGGACATCGGCACACTCGGTATCAAGGCGTTCGCGAAGGGGCCGTGGCCCGGGACCGACGAACTCCCCGAGGAGGACCGTCCGTACGCGAACTGGTATCAGCCCGTCGACACGCAGGCCGAGATCGACGAACGGTTCGCGTTCGCGGCGTCACGCGGTCTGACAAGCGTCGTCTCGCTCGGCGATCCGAAACTGGTCCGGATGGTCCTCGACGCCGCCCAGCGATTCGAACCGCTGTCCGACGCCGAACAGCGGGCACAGATCGAACGATCACGCCACGAGGAGAGTCCTGTCCCGACGCAGCTGCACCACTGA
- a CDS encoding cupin domain-containing protein — protein sequence MAYTKINYEDVEPVADAMHFLRDPLGCEQLGLTIVECEPHWEGKPHDHAENEHEEVYLLVEGRATVVVDGEEVSMNEGDALRIDPESQRQIQNRGVESTFVLVGAP from the coding sequence ATGGCGTACACGAAAATCAATTACGAGGACGTCGAACCGGTCGCAGACGCGATGCACTTCCTGCGGGACCCGCTGGGGTGCGAGCAGCTGGGACTCACTATCGTCGAGTGCGAGCCGCACTGGGAAGGCAAGCCCCACGACCACGCCGAGAACGAGCACGAGGAGGTGTACCTGCTGGTCGAGGGTCGCGCGACTGTCGTCGTCGACGGCGAGGAGGTCTCGATGAACGAGGGCGACGCCTTGCGAATCGATCCCGAGAGTCAGCGCCAGATCCAGAATCGCGGCGTCGAGAGTACGTTCGTGCTCGTCGGCGCGCCCTAG
- a CDS encoding MFS transporter, translating into MSEGTSLAEASREHRILIWKFYLYRATLSEGFIYPIITLYLLSRGLSEGGVGLVNGLFFAGVVAAEIPTGYVGDKIGRRNSLIVSTLLMSISMFAFTVTGSLLGFAAVFVFWGVALTFRSGSGSAYLYDMLDERLDTDEYTTITGRGGAAFLVTSAVTSILGGYLYTIDRRIPFVAAGLITGSGALVLLSMPQTEQYAAGEGGEAFSARDAWHTVRAKFLAPELRLFIVYTALLLSIPELADLYIQPIVVDAGVPEAWLGYLYAAFMLLTALASYNIDRVRDAVGIGGWFAVAPILLAAVLAGMLVEPWLAIPGFVGMRIVKSLSYAFRGQYLNDHLPSLGRATVLSTASMIYGVSFVVFRVGGGAVADTVGPELAIVALAVVVATLSVLLQVVGTPVRPSD; encoded by the coding sequence GTGAGCGAGGGGACCTCACTCGCCGAGGCGAGTCGGGAACACCGCATCCTGATCTGGAAGTTCTACCTCTACCGCGCGACGCTCTCTGAAGGGTTCATCTATCCGATCATCACCCTGTATCTGCTCTCGCGCGGCCTCTCCGAAGGCGGCGTCGGACTGGTCAACGGACTCTTCTTCGCGGGCGTCGTCGCCGCGGAGATTCCGACGGGCTACGTCGGCGACAAGATCGGCCGTCGGAACAGCCTGATCGTCAGCACCCTCCTGATGTCGATCTCGATGTTTGCCTTCACCGTCACGGGATCACTCCTGGGGTTCGCGGCCGTGTTCGTCTTCTGGGGCGTCGCGCTGACCTTCCGATCGGGGTCTGGCTCGGCGTACCTCTACGACATGCTCGACGAACGACTGGACACCGACGAGTACACCACGATCACCGGCCGCGGCGGTGCGGCCTTTCTCGTCACTTCCGCTGTCACGTCGATTCTGGGTGGGTATCTCTACACGATCGACCGTCGGATCCCCTTCGTCGCGGCCGGCCTGATCACCGGCTCGGGCGCGCTCGTCCTGCTCTCGATGCCCCAGACCGAACAGTACGCAGCGGGCGAGGGTGGCGAGGCCTTCTCCGCGCGGGACGCCTGGCACACTGTCAGAGCGAAGTTTCTCGCACCCGAACTCCGCCTGTTCATCGTCTACACCGCCCTGTTGCTTTCGATCCCGGAACTCGCAGATCTGTACATCCAGCCGATCGTCGTCGACGCGGGCGTGCCCGAGGCGTGGCTCGGCTATCTCTACGCGGCGTTCATGCTGCTGACGGCCCTGGCGTCGTACAACATCGACCGCGTCCGGGACGCGGTCGGAATCGGCGGCTGGTTCGCGGTCGCGCCCATCCTGCTGGCTGCGGTACTGGCGGGGATGCTCGTCGAGCCCTGGCTCGCCATCCCCGGATTCGTCGGCATGCGGATCGTCAAGAGCCTCTCGTATGCCTTCCGCGGGCAGTACCTCAACGACCACCTGCCGTCGCTCGGACGGGCGACCGTCCTCTCGACGGCGTCGATGATCTACGGGGTCTCCTTCGTCGTCTTCCGCGTCGGCGGCGGCGCAGTCGCCGACACCGTCGGTCCGGAACTGGCGA
- a CDS encoding acyl-CoA carboxylase subunit beta, translating to MQVRIDAQATREEAEAIATVLAEEHGVSVEVFVGESDEPLVSRDAPAETEPTGATDRVDEGQTGGPTERERRLREQIADIDEGGPEKYRQRLSEQGKLFVRDRLDLWFGEDGFVFEDGKFANFDAWHPDGDDPQEDQRLPADGLLTGAADFEDRLVHVMANDFTVKAGSMAEKGVEKFLRMQQRALKTGRPVLYLMDSSGGRIDQQTGFFANREGIGKYYYNHSMLSGRVPQICVLYGPCIAGAAYTPVFADFTVMVEGMSAMAIASPRMVEMVTGEEIDLQELGGPEIHARHSGSADLIATDEEHARELVADLLTYLPDNCDEEPPQTAGAAPAKSPGGIDSIVPQEPNKGYDMTEIIERVVDSESWFELRPQYGPEILTGFARIDGRPVGVVANQPSQRAGAIFPDAAEKAAEFVWTCDAYGIPLLYLCDTPGFMAGSQVEKEGILEQGKKMIYATSAATVPKQCVVVRKAYGAGIYAMSGPAYDPESTIALPSGEIAIMGPEAAINAVYANKLDAIDDPDEREQREAELREAYREDIDVHRMASEVVIDEIVPPSDLRDELDARFEFYETVEKDRPEKKHGTVL from the coding sequence ATGCAGGTCCGGATCGACGCGCAGGCTACCCGGGAAGAGGCCGAGGCGATCGCCACCGTGCTGGCCGAGGAACACGGCGTCTCCGTCGAGGTTTTCGTGGGCGAGAGCGACGAACCGCTGGTCAGCCGTGACGCGCCGGCAGAGACCGAACCGACCGGGGCGACCGACCGAGTCGACGAAGGCCAGACTGGAGGCCCGACCGAGCGCGAACGACGGCTCCGCGAACAGATCGCAGACATCGACGAGGGCGGCCCCGAAAAGTACCGCCAACGCCTCTCCGAGCAGGGGAAACTGTTCGTTCGCGACCGCCTCGATCTGTGGTTCGGCGAGGACGGCTTCGTCTTCGAGGACGGAAAGTTCGCTAACTTCGACGCGTGGCACCCTGACGGCGACGATCCTCAAGAAGATCAGCGTCTGCCCGCCGACGGCCTGCTCACGGGCGCGGCCGACTTCGAGGACCGACTCGTGCACGTCATGGCCAACGATTTCACCGTGAAAGCGGGCTCGATGGCCGAGAAAGGCGTCGAAAAGTTCCTCCGGATGCAACAGCGCGCGCTCAAAACAGGGCGGCCAGTGCTGTACCTGATGGATTCGTCGGGTGGGCGGATCGACCAGCAGACCGGCTTCTTCGCCAATCGCGAGGGGATCGGCAAGTACTACTACAACCACTCGATGCTCTCGGGTCGGGTCCCCCAGATCTGCGTGCTCTACGGGCCCTGTATCGCTGGTGCAGCCTACACTCCCGTCTTCGCGGATTTCACCGTCATGGTCGAGGGGATGTCGGCGATGGCCATCGCATCCCCGCGGATGGTCGAGATGGTGACGGGTGAGGAGATCGACTTACAGGAACTCGGTGGTCCCGAGATCCACGCCAGACACTCGGGATCGGCGGATCTGATCGCCACGGACGAAGAACACGCCCGCGAACTCGTGGCCGACCTGCTGACGTATCTGCCCGACAACTGTGATGAGGAGCCGCCCCAAACGGCAGGGGCAGCACCGGCGAAATCACCCGGGGGGATCGACTCGATCGTGCCCCAGGAACCGAACAAGGGCTACGACATGACCGAGATCATCGAGCGCGTCGTCGATTCGGAGTCGTGGTTCGAACTCCGCCCGCAGTACGGTCCCGAGATCCTGACTGGGTTCGCGAGAATCGACGGCCGTCCCGTGGGAGTCGTCGCGAACCAGCCGAGCCAGCGCGCCGGTGCGATCTTCCCCGACGCCGCCGAAAAGGCCGCGGAGTTCGTCTGGACCTGTGACGCCTATGGGATCCCGCTGCTGTATCTCTGTGACACCCCCGGGTTCATGGCCGGCTCGCAGGTCGAGAAAGAGGGGATCCTGGAGCAGGGCAAGAAGATGATCTACGCGACCTCGGCGGCGACGGTCCCCAAACAGTGCGTCGTCGTGCGGAAGGCCTACGGTGCGGGGATCTACGCCATGTCGGGGCCCGCCTACGATCCCGAGTCGACGATCGCGCTCCCCTCTGGCGAGATCGCGATCATGGGCCCGGAAGCGGCGATCAACGCCGTCTACGCCAACAAACTCGACGCGATCGACGATCCCGACGAGCGCGAACAGCGCGAGGCCGAACTCCGCGAGGCCTACCGCGAGGACATCGACGTCCACCGGATGGCCAGCGAGGTCGTCATCGACGAGATCGTCCCGCCGAGCGACCTCCGGGACGAACTCGACGCACGGTTCGAGTTCTACGAGACCGTCGAGAAAGATCGACCGGAGAAGAAACACGGGACGGTACTGTGA
- a CDS encoding DEAD/DEAH box helicase family protein, with product MPTRLRFEEGTIRIDGDVPDLPYVESDPRSQTGRAPAFQYAELLAALDDAGIAYTDEVHYGTTLDLETAYELREYQQGALDSWRAAGDRGVLELPTGSGKTVIAIAAIAQLGVPTLVVVPTIDLLEQWREELQREFDVPIGQLGGGTQRVEALTVATYDSAYLRADELGDRFGFVVFDEVHHLGGEGYQEIARLLAAPARMGLTATFERPDGAHETITDLVGPRVVQIDPEELAGEHLADYDIKRIEVALTPDERERYEEFQGTFTDYLARSNLQLRSGADYRKLVMRSGTDPAAREALLAKQRAREVMMNADRKVEVLADLLDRHAADRIIVFTAFTDLVYRLSERFLLPAITHETGAAERKEILRAFRNGSYSRIVTANVLDEGVDVPDANVAIVLSGSGSEREFTQRLGRILRPTDDGSRALLYEVVTEETAEERVARRRR from the coding sequence ATGCCGACGCGGCTACGCTTCGAGGAGGGGACGATCCGAATCGACGGCGATGTTCCCGACCTCCCATACGTCGAAAGCGATCCCCGGAGTCAGACGGGACGTGCCCCTGCGTTCCAGTACGCCGAGCTACTGGCCGCACTCGACGACGCCGGTATCGCCTACACTGACGAGGTTCACTACGGAACGACGCTGGATCTCGAAACCGCGTACGAACTCCGCGAGTACCAGCAGGGCGCGCTCGATTCCTGGCGCGCGGCCGGCGACCGCGGCGTCCTCGAACTACCCACGGGGAGCGGCAAGACGGTGATCGCCATCGCCGCCATCGCCCAGCTGGGCGTGCCGACGCTGGTCGTCGTGCCCACGATCGATCTGCTCGAGCAGTGGCGCGAGGAGCTTCAGCGGGAGTTCGACGTTCCCATCGGCCAGCTCGGCGGCGGCACCCAGCGCGTCGAGGCGCTGACCGTCGCGACCTACGATTCAGCGTATCTCCGGGCCGACGAACTCGGGGATCGATTCGGATTCGTGGTCTTCGACGAGGTCCACCATCTCGGCGGTGAGGGCTACCAGGAGATCGCGCGCCTTCTCGCCGCCCCCGCTCGGATGGGGCTGACGGCGACGTTCGAACGGCCGGACGGCGCACACGAGACGATCACCGACCTCGTCGGCCCCCGCGTCGTCCAGATCGACCCCGAGGAGCTGGCCGGCGAGCACCTGGCCGACTACGACATCAAACGGATCGAGGTGGCGTTGACCCCCGACGAGCGCGAGCGCTACGAGGAGTTTCAGGGAACATTTACGGACTATCTCGCCCGGTCGAACCTCCAGCTACGGAGCGGCGCTGACTACCGCAAGCTCGTCATGCGCTCGGGGACCGATCCCGCAGCCAGAGAGGCGCTGCTGGCCAAACAGCGAGCCCGTGAGGTGATGATGAACGCCGACCGAAAGGTCGAGGTCCTGGCCGACCTGCTAGATCGTCACGCCGCCGACCGGATCATCGTCTTCACCGCCTTCACCGACCTCGTCTATCGCCTCTCCGAGCGCTTCCTGTTGCCGGCGATCACTCACGAGACGGGCGCGGCCGAGCGCAAAGAGATTCTCCGGGCCTTTCGAAACGGAAGCTATTCGCGTATCGTGACCGCGAACGTCCTCGACGAGGGCGTCGACGTCCCGGACGCGAACGTGGCGATCGTCCTCTCCGGAAGCGGCAGCGAACGGGAGTTCACCCAGCGGCTCGGTCGCATCTTGCGACCGACCGACGACGGCTCACGAGCCCTGCTGTACGAGGTCGTCACCGAGGAGACGGCCGAAGAACGGGTCGCGCGCCGGCGGCGGTGA